One Bacteroidota bacterium DNA window includes the following coding sequences:
- a CDS encoding DUF3667 domain-containing protein, whose translation MSHSPQRKEKDCLNCGTIVQGHYCQHCGQENIEPKETFWHMVTHFFYDITHFDGSFFVTLKDLLFKPGFLTKEYMKGRRKTYLHPVRMYVFTSAVFFLVFYSLFSAKDIDDTLSDTPGFTDAMLKSKEEALANAKTKEDSVKVNEAFALVGLNNTQKTKIKDTIRVKTKGYDGEGVNFSFGNDVNDYTSVQQYDSIQKTLPEEKKDNWFERMLTRRSVAINVKYKGDQSKIGLTLWDKFMHSFPYLLFVSLPLYALFLKLLYTRRKRFFYADHGVFLIHLYVFTFIFLLLYFFIDKIKDFTEWRWLGIIQGILMLTGMVYTIRAMKFFYEQGWGKTILKFIIFNILCLVAVLILFLGFLLLSFYQV comes from the coding sequence GTGAGTCACTCACCCCAGCGAAAGGAAAAGGATTGTTTGAACTGCGGCACCATTGTGCAGGGGCATTATTGCCAGCATTGCGGCCAGGAGAATATTGAGCCGAAGGAAACCTTCTGGCATATGGTCACCCATTTTTTTTACGACATTACCCATTTTGACGGAAGTTTTTTTGTGACGTTAAAAGATCTGCTTTTCAAACCCGGCTTTCTTACAAAGGAATATATGAAGGGTAGGAGAAAAACCTACTTGCACCCGGTTAGAATGTACGTTTTCACTTCTGCCGTTTTCTTCCTTGTCTTCTATTCTCTTTTTAGTGCAAAGGATATTGATGATACACTTTCTGATACACCGGGCTTCACTGATGCGATGTTGAAATCAAAAGAGGAAGCATTGGCCAACGCTAAAACAAAAGAGGATTCTGTTAAAGTAAATGAAGCATTTGCTTTAGTAGGACTAAATAATACACAGAAAACAAAAATAAAAGACACAATAAGAGTAAAAACGAAAGGATACGATGGAGAGGGAGTCAATTTTAGTTTTGGCAACGATGTCAACGACTATACTTCAGTGCAGCAGTATGATTCAATACAAAAGACCTTGCCGGAAGAAAAGAAAGATAACTGGTTTGAACGTATGCTTACAAGAAGGTCTGTTGCAATAAATGTCAAGTATAAAGGCGACCAGTCAAAGATCGGTTTGACTTTGTGGGATAAGTTCATGCATAGTTTCCCTTACCTGCTGTTTGTTTCACTGCCTTTGTATGCTTTATTTCTTAAATTACTTTATACCCGGAGAAAACGATTTTTTTATGCAGACCATGGTGTATTTCTCATCCATCTTTATGTGTTTACTTTTATTTTTCTGCTTCTTTATTTTTTCATTGATAAGATCAAGGATTTTACAGAATGGAGATGGTTGGGAATTATCCAGGGGATTTTGATGCTGACAGGGATGGTGTATACGATACGGGCCATGAAATTTTTTTATGAACAAGGCTGGGGAAAAACAATTCTGAAATTTATCATCTTTAATATACTTTGCCTGGTAGCCGTACTAATTCTTTTCCTGGGCTTTTTACTGTTGTCATTTTACCAGGTATAA
- a CDS encoding GHKL domain-containing protein, with the protein MKNTFLNKLYSVNGLLLTAFLFFSLSFIFNKIYTEKTSLSRETSLLQDYVDKYRNKFDDFVKDTQLVRGLLTYDVSKKEIEKLSDDKLGIYLFYEDEYGNYESKFWNNQLAFPKLIDLSKTEDESFYFLLNGYYIQIKKQVHLPGFRGKVFAYSLIAIASKYFIENDYLPAKFYYSSGASKRVVIAETQTEHPVKSASGNPLFYIAQKAFNAIPYTSWFTVALRILGLFFLLLFFHFLAERISNNKGIWAGIAVLATAFIIIRLVMYMAPGIYHLRQFELFDPAIYSSTELQKSLGDLLLNALLFCWVIVFVWSKTRTVENLVYFKSELARNITGIAALLLLIFSTFFISSIIRSMVADSRISFDVTNFFSLDIYSAIGFVVLASLSLGYYYLTQILFRILFHLFRNQQTLIIYFAIAIAGLVYLSVNFGSPSVLFYLPVLGWLLAYTWIVQKQGLLLSRFRINIAGIMFWIFVFSLSVSLIMLSENSKVEWERRKSYAEKIALQADPSSERLMRISLQYLDDDFLTNNFQRFADEEKGKKIRDSILNENYKGYLNRFDTRLYVFDAKEKPVYNADATDYESLDFIYTQQAVATTTLHLKYFETSFDKFKYITKKTIQDSDGQLAGYLFIISDPKKFSSDALFPELFKENKKYDPLSSPIYASAIYSNGRLISPSSKYQFPISITEEQTPKTEFSKKTNGDYEELWHRSVNNKVVIMARKKESWIEAISLFSYMFCAFLFLVLLVQAISFIVKTGLRWGKIKQQFQFNIRSQIHSTVIFVSLLSFVIIGFATISFFKERYLRNNSDKLSRTMRIMVNEMQKKQADQSVFDDVIKVHDSVSLNKLQDLVNEVADIHDIEVNVYNLDGNLQVSSEASVYSKGVLSKKMNPLAYYQLGKMRLVHYVQEEKIGNLTYLSIYAPVRDEDGKVYAYLNIPYFALEPELEQDISNFLVTIINLNAFIFLIAGVIALFITNRITGSFALISDKIKEVSLGGKNEEIPWNRNDEIGELVKEYNKMVGKLDESATALAKSEREGAWREMARQVAHEIKNPLTPMKLSIQYLQKAIDSNQPNVKELSTNVAKTLVEQIDHLSKIAFDFSQFANIGNTNEENFDLHEVLNSLKDLYQSNPQVTFNWNSLEEKVIVYADRTQMNRLFTNLLANAVEACEGRSECKINVDEMRHYGMVRISISDNGDGIPQEMQSKIFVPNFTTKTSGTGLGLAMCKGIAEQAKGKIWFDTEVGKGTTFHVELPIVD; encoded by the coding sequence GTGAAGAATACCTTTTTAAATAAACTCTATTCAGTTAACGGGTTGCTGTTAACAGCTTTTCTATTCTTTTCCCTTTCTTTTATTTTCAATAAGATATATACTGAAAAAACTTCACTCAGCCGGGAGACAAGTTTGTTACAGGATTATGTGGACAAGTACCGAAACAAGTTTGATGATTTTGTAAAAGATACACAACTTGTAAGAGGATTGCTGACGTATGATGTAAGCAAAAAAGAAATTGAAAAGCTGTCCGATGATAAATTGGGTATCTACCTTTTTTATGAAGACGAATATGGGAACTACGAATCAAAATTCTGGAATAACCAGCTGGCATTTCCAAAACTCATAGATCTTTCAAAGACGGAAGATGAGAGTTTTTATTTTTTACTCAATGGCTATTACATTCAGATAAAAAAGCAGGTTCACTTACCGGGATTTAGAGGAAAGGTTTTTGCGTATTCATTGATCGCAATTGCTTCAAAATACTTTATTGAAAACGATTATTTACCCGCCAAATTTTATTATAGCTCAGGAGCCTCAAAAAGAGTTGTTATTGCCGAAACACAAACCGAACATCCGGTTAAGTCTGCTTCAGGGAATCCTCTTTTTTACATTGCGCAGAAAGCATTCAATGCTATCCCGTATACCAGTTGGTTTACTGTTGCTTTAAGGATATTGGGTTTGTTTTTCCTGTTATTATTTTTTCATTTTTTAGCTGAGCGGATATCAAACAACAAAGGGATATGGGCAGGCATTGCTGTTTTAGCAACGGCGTTTATTATCATCAGGCTGGTAATGTACATGGCGCCGGGTATTTATCATCTCAGGCAATTTGAATTATTCGATCCTGCAATTTATAGCTCTACTGAATTGCAAAAATCACTGGGAGATCTATTACTAAATGCATTGTTGTTTTGCTGGGTTATAGTTTTTGTATGGAGCAAAACCAGGACTGTTGAAAATCTTGTTTATTTTAAATCGGAATTAGCCAGGAATATTACCGGTATAGCAGCCTTATTATTATTAATATTTTCTACTTTTTTTATTTCCTCCATTATAAGGAGCATGGTTGCTGATTCAAGGATATCCTTTGATGTTACTAATTTTTTCAGTCTTGATATTTATTCTGCGATCGGTTTTGTTGTACTGGCAAGTTTATCGCTGGGATACTATTATCTCACACAGATCCTTTTTCGTATCCTTTTCCATTTATTTCGTAACCAACAGACGCTTATCATTTATTTTGCTATTGCGATCGCCGGTTTAGTTTATCTCTCCGTCAATTTTGGCAGCCCCTCTGTGCTTTTTTACCTGCCGGTACTAGGCTGGTTGCTCGCTTATACATGGATCGTACAAAAACAGGGTTTATTACTTTCCCGTTTCAGGATAAATATTGCAGGTATCATGTTCTGGATCTTTGTTTTCTCTTTATCCGTATCACTTATAATGCTGAGTGAGAATAGCAAAGTAGAATGGGAAAGAAGAAAATCGTATGCTGAAAAGATCGCATTACAGGCCGACCCATCCAGTGAAAGACTGATGCGGATCTCATTGCAATATCTTGATGATGATTTTTTGACAAATAATTTTCAACGTTTTGCGGATGAGGAAAAAGGGAAAAAAATAAGAGATAGTATATTAAATGAGAACTACAAGGGCTATCTCAACCGGTTCGACACCCGTTTGTATGTATTTGATGCAAAAGAAAAACCTGTTTATAATGCTGATGCAACAGATTATGAATCGCTGGATTTTATTTATACGCAGCAAGCGGTTGCCACCACTACCCTCCATTTAAAATATTTTGAAACATCCTTCGACAAGTTTAAATATATAACCAAAAAGACAATACAGGATTCAGACGGCCAGTTAGCGGGGTATTTGTTTATCATTTCAGATCCCAAAAAATTCAGCAGCGATGCTTTATTTCCTGAACTGTTTAAGGAAAATAAAAAATATGATCCGCTGAGTTCACCTATCTATGCTTCTGCTATTTACAGTAACGGCCGGTTGATATCACCCTCCAGCAAGTACCAGTTCCCTATTTCAATTACAGAAGAGCAAACCCCCAAAACTGAGTTCAGTAAAAAAACAAATGGGGATTATGAGGAATTGTGGCATCGTTCTGTAAATAATAAAGTGGTGATAATGGCCCGTAAAAAGGAATCATGGATAGAAGCTATTTCTTTATTCTCATATATGTTTTGTGCCTTCCTGTTTTTAGTATTGCTAGTGCAGGCCATTTCATTTATTGTAAAAACAGGATTAAGATGGGGAAAGATAAAACAACAGTTCCAGTTCAATATACGTTCACAGATACATAGTACGGTCATATTTGTGAGCCTGCTTTCTTTTGTGATCATTGGTTTTGCAACTATTTCATTTTTTAAAGAAAGATACCTGCGCAATAACAGCGATAAACTTAGCCGCACCATGCGAATCATGGTAAATGAAATGCAAAAGAAACAAGCTGACCAGAGTGTGTTTGATGATGTGATCAAAGTTCATGATTCCGTTTCATTAAATAAGTTGCAGGATCTTGTGAATGAGGTTGCGGATATACACGACATAGAAGTGAATGTGTATAACCTTGATGGAAATCTCCAGGTATCATCTGAAGCAAGTGTGTATTCAAAAGGTGTGTTAAGCAAAAAAATGAATCCGCTTGCTTATTATCAATTAGGTAAAATGCGGTTGGTACATTATGTACAGGAGGAAAAAATAGGCAATTTGACCTACCTGAGTATTTATGCGCCGGTACGGGATGAAGATGGGAAAGTGTATGCTTACCTTAATATTCCGTATTTCGCATTGGAGCCGGAACTGGAACAGGATATCTCTAATTTTTTAGTTACGATCATCAACCTCAATGCATTTATCTTTTTAATTGCAGGTGTAATTGCATTATTCATTACCAATCGCATCACGGGTTCATTTGCGCTTATCAGCGATAAGATAAAAGAAGTAAGTTTGGGTGGTAAGAATGAAGAAATACCCTGGAACCGTAATGATGAGATTGGCGAGCTGGTGAAAGAATATAATAAGATGGTGGGTAAACTCGACGAAAGTGCAACAGCATTGGCAAAAAGCGAAAGGGAAGGAGCCTGGCGGGAAATGGCAAGACAGGTGGCGCATGAAATTAAAAATCCGCTAACACCGATGAAGCTCAGCATTCAGTACCTGCAGAAAGCTATTGACAGCAACCAACCAAATGTAAAAGAGCTTTCGACAAATGTGGCTAAAACACTGGTTGAACAGATCGATCATCTTTCAAAGATCGCATTTGACTTTTCCCAATTTGCCAACATTGGCAATACTAATGAGGAAAATTTTGACCTGCATGAAGTACTTAATTCATTGAAAGATCTGTATCAATCGAATCCACAGGTAACTTTTAATTGGAATTCATTGGAAGAAAAAGTAATTGTATATGCTGACCGTACGCAAATGAACCGCTTGTTTACTAACCTGCTTGCAAACGCAGTAGAAGCCTGCGAGGGAAGATCAGAATGTAAAATAAATGTAGATGAAATGAGACATTACGGGATGGTAAGGATCAGCATTTCAGATAATGGTGATGGGATACCGCAAGAAATGCAATCAAAAATATTTGTTCCCAACTTTACTACTAAAACATCAGGCACAGGGCTGGGGCTTGCTATGTGTAAAGGAATAGCCGAGCAGGCCAAAGGAAAGATCTGGTTTGATACAGAAGTAGGGAAGGGAACGACCTTTCATGTTGAGTTGCCCATTGTCGACTAG
- a CDS encoding PIG-L family deacetylase — translation MKRLHTTLLLLISYNLIAQGPQSWTSADIYQGIKKLNVLGSVLYVAAHPDDENTRLIAYLSKDKLYRTGYLSMTRGDGGQNLIGDEQGIELGLIRTQELLSARRMDGGEQFFTRAYDFGFSKGPAETFAKWDKEKILSDVVWVIRKFQPDVIVCRFPTTGEGGHGHHTASAILANDAFAAAADPNRFPEQLKNGVKPWQAKRILWNSFNFGGTNLTSNDQFKFDVGGYNPLLGKSYGEIAAESRSNHKSQGFGAAANRGEALEFFRTTGGLPPVNDLFDDVDVSWKRVNGGEAIEKMVNDISSSFDFLHPEKSVKALVNLYSALNAMTDSYWRNKKMEEIKVLIEQSSGLFVDATTANQFAVQGDSVRVNFFLNNRLGADVMLKSISFEKFDSLMAKPLDKNKNFSFAKTFPVSNSKELTSPYWLKETMSEGYFNVSNQMKIGQANPDDAYKVRFGLLIDGKEFVYEKSVKYKFTDPVRGELYQPVFVIPAMTVLTSPGLVLFKDEQKEEKEITIQANANRAINKKLKVELNAADTILFQNDLASYNKYQTKSYSFIVNNFKRVQEAKDSKESRQRLDSMIKVAKLKNPDLKTGDITDRWPPDKKSTYYGFVHEGDSSDYYLGIRSINYDHIPSIKYFYPDAINVVNLSLKTYGKKIGYIPGAGDKIPEALEQMGYEVNMLTEKEISKNSLDKFDAIITGIRAYNTNDWIAKYYDKLMRYVEQGGNMIVQYNTSNFISSVSAKIGPYPFTINRNRVTDENAPVTLINKNHPAFTFPNLINEEDFKGWKQERSIYHATDTSGKYEKLITMNDPGENPDDGSLLVTKYGKGFFTYTGIVFFRELPAGVPGAYRLLANLIALNRKKAF, via the coding sequence ATGAAACGACTGCACACAACTCTTTTGCTTCTTATTTCTTATAATCTCATAGCCCAGGGCCCCCAATCATGGACCTCGGCTGATATCTATCAGGGTATAAAAAAACTAAATGTACTGGGCAGTGTATTGTATGTTGCTGCTCACCCCGATGATGAGAATACAAGATTGATCGCTTATTTATCAAAAGACAAATTATACCGAACCGGTTATTTATCCATGACAAGAGGTGATGGCGGACAAAATCTTATCGGCGACGAACAAGGTATTGAATTAGGCTTGATAAGAACACAAGAACTATTGTCTGCACGAAGAATGGATGGGGGTGAACAATTCTTTACCCGTGCATATGATTTCGGTTTTTCAAAAGGCCCGGCTGAAACTTTTGCTAAATGGGATAAAGAAAAAATATTAAGCGATGTAGTTTGGGTGATACGCAAATTTCAACCCGATGTGATCGTATGCCGGTTTCCTACAACAGGCGAAGGTGGACATGGACATCATACTGCATCAGCGATTTTAGCTAATGATGCTTTTGCAGCAGCAGCCGATCCCAATCGTTTTCCTGAGCAATTAAAAAATGGTGTAAAGCCATGGCAGGCCAAAAGAATTTTATGGAACTCATTCAATTTTGGCGGAACTAATCTTACAAGTAATGATCAATTCAAATTTGATGTGGGTGGTTATAATCCATTGCTCGGTAAAAGTTATGGTGAAATAGCTGCCGAAAGCAGGAGTAATCATAAAAGCCAGGGATTTGGCGCTGCAGCCAACAGGGGAGAAGCACTGGAATTTTTCAGGACAACAGGCGGCCTGCCTCCAGTTAATGATTTATTTGATGATGTGGATGTAAGCTGGAAAAGAGTAAATGGTGGAGAGGCTATTGAAAAAATGGTAAACGATATTTCATCTTCTTTTGATTTTTTACATCCTGAAAAATCGGTGAAAGCCTTGGTGAATTTATATTCAGCTTTGAATGCAATGACGGATAGCTATTGGCGCAATAAAAAAATGGAAGAGATAAAAGTGTTGATAGAACAAAGCAGTGGTTTATTTGTTGATGCAACTACTGCTAACCAGTTTGCTGTACAAGGAGATTCGGTCAGGGTAAATTTCTTTCTTAATAATCGATTAGGTGCTGATGTAATGTTGAAAAGTATTTCGTTTGAAAAATTTGATTCATTAATGGCTAAGCCACTTGATAAGAATAAGAATTTCAGTTTTGCAAAAACTTTTCCTGTATCTAATAGCAAAGAACTTACAAGTCCATACTGGTTGAAAGAAACAATGAGTGAAGGTTATTTTAATGTAAGTAACCAAATGAAGATCGGTCAGGCCAATCCCGATGATGCGTATAAAGTTCGTTTCGGTTTATTGATCGATGGAAAAGAGTTTGTTTATGAAAAATCAGTAAAATATAAATTCACAGATCCTGTACGCGGCGAATTATATCAACCTGTATTTGTAATTCCAGCTATGACTGTACTCACTTCACCCGGTCTTGTTTTATTTAAAGACGAACAAAAAGAAGAAAAGGAAATAACTATCCAGGCCAATGCCAACAGGGCAATTAATAAAAAACTGAAGGTGGAATTAAATGCGGCAGATACAATACTTTTTCAAAATGACCTGGCTTCATACAACAAATACCAGACAAAATCATATTCATTTATAGTAAATAATTTTAAGCGGGTGCAAGAAGCAAAGGACTCAAAAGAATCCCGTCAAAGACTGGATTCAATGATAAAAGTTGCAAAGCTGAAAAATCCTGATTTAAAAACGGGGGATATTACTGACCGTTGGCCTCCGGATAAAAAGTCTACTTATTATGGTTTTGTACATGAAGGGGATTCCAGTGATTATTATCTTGGTATCCGTTCGATCAACTACGATCATATACCTTCTATAAAATATTTCTATCCAGATGCGATCAATGTGGTAAATCTTTCTTTAAAAACTTACGGCAAAAAAATTGGTTATATCCCCGGTGCGGGGGATAAAATTCCTGAAGCACTTGAACAGATGGGTTATGAAGTGAATATGCTAACAGAGAAAGAAATTTCAAAGAATAGCCTGGATAAGTTCGATGCGATCATAACGGGGATAAGAGCCTATAATACCAATGACTGGATAGCTAAGTATTATGATAAGTTGATGAGGTATGTAGAGCAAGGGGGTAATATGATCGTACAATACAATACAAGCAATTTCATTAGCAGTGTAAGTGCTAAGATCGGACCCTATCCTTTTACTATCAACCGTAACAGGGTAACCGATGAGAATGCACCTGTAACATTGATAAATAAAAATCATCCGGCATTTACATTCCCTAATCTTATAAATGAAGAGGACTTCAAAGGATGGAAACAGGAACGTAGTATCTATCATGCTACTGATACAAGCGGTAAATATGAAAAGCTCATTACAATGAATGATCCCGGTGAAAATCCTGATGATGGAAGTTTATTGGTAACAAAATATGGCAAAGGATTTTTTACTTATACAGGAATTGTATTTTTCAGGGAACTGCCTGCCGGTGTACCGGGTGCATACAGGCTGCTCGCAAACCTGATTGCACTCAATAGAAAAAAAGCGTTTTAG
- a CDS encoding sodium:solute symporter, with the protein MKQLDWIVLVVTLLVIIGYGLYKSRTSRNLDGYFLSNRSLPWGLVLLSIMGTQASAITFLAAPGQAYTDGMRFVQYYFGLPLAMVVICIFFVPIFSRLKVYTAYEYLENRFDGKTRTLSSLLFLLQRGVSTGISVFAPSIILSSLFGWNIYWTNLFMGGLLIIYTLSGGAKAVAYTQQLQLIIIFAGMFLAAYMVVHMLPKGVGFTDALEVSGKMGRLNVITTGFEKGNGFDWGDKYNIWSGVIGGFFLALAYFGTDQSQVGRYLTAKSLTQSRMGLLMNGLVKVPMQFAILLIGALVFTFYQFNSAPLFFNEPQLKKLENSSYKDSLIKAQQAYDDLALQKKSTVVLFANTDSRPESDKLVVDLNRMQQQSDSIRKKVKSWMSSKEVGGDDNDTNYIFLRFVVDNLPVGMVGLLIAIIFLASWGSIAAAINSLASCTMVDFHKRFAKNGSTNEQDYRMSKWYTLAWGIFCIVVAMYSYNVGNSLIETVNELGSIFYGPVLGVFLVAFFLKGIKNGTAVFYGALITQFMIFAIYIPAKLKLISLGFLWLNPIGAFGVIIFSLILNKMLTDKKTVA; encoded by the coding sequence ATGAAGCAGCTCGATTGGATCGTATTGGTTGTAACGCTGCTGGTCATTATCGGCTATGGTTTATATAAAAGCCGTACATCACGTAATCTCGATGGTTATTTTCTTTCCAATCGCAGCCTTCCCTGGGGGTTGGTATTATTAAGCATAATGGGCACACAGGCAAGTGCCATTACATTTTTGGCAGCACCCGGGCAGGCTTATACAGATGGAATGCGGTTCGTTCAATATTATTTTGGCCTCCCGCTGGCGATGGTGGTCATTTGTATATTTTTCGTACCCATCTTCAGTCGTTTAAAAGTTTATACTGCATACGAGTATTTGGAAAACCGGTTTGATGGGAAAACACGAACATTATCATCACTTTTATTTTTATTGCAACGAGGCGTATCTACGGGCATAAGTGTATTTGCTCCTTCAATCATTCTTTCGTCTTTATTCGGATGGAATATTTATTGGACCAACTTGTTTATGGGAGGCTTGCTCATCATCTATACACTTAGCGGTGGGGCAAAGGCAGTTGCTTACACACAACAATTGCAGCTCATAATTATTTTTGCCGGAATGTTCCTTGCGGCCTATATGGTAGTCCATATGTTACCAAAAGGAGTAGGTTTTACGGATGCATTAGAAGTGAGTGGAAAAATGGGAAGGCTGAATGTGATAACAACTGGTTTTGAAAAAGGAAATGGATTTGATTGGGGGGACAAATACAATATATGGAGCGGCGTCATTGGAGGATTCTTTCTTGCCCTCGCTTATTTTGGCACTGACCAAAGCCAGGTAGGCAGATATTTAACAGCTAAATCTCTTACACAAAGCCGTATGGGATTATTGATGAATGGTCTTGTAAAAGTGCCGATGCAGTTTGCTATCCTGCTGATAGGTGCATTAGTATTTACATTTTACCAGTTTAATAGTGCGCCGTTATTTTTCAATGAACCTCAATTAAAAAAACTGGAAAACTCATCTTACAAAGACTCCTTAATTAAAGCACAGCAGGCTTATGATGATCTGGCTCTACAAAAAAAATCGACTGTTGTTTTATTTGCAAACACTGATTCCAGGCCTGAATCCGATAAACTGGTTGTTGACCTGAACCGGATGCAGCAGCAATCAGACAGCATTCGTAAAAAAGTAAAATCATGGATGAGCAGCAAGGAAGTTGGAGGCGATGATAATGATACCAATTATATTTTTCTGCGTTTTGTAGTTGATAATCTTCCGGTGGGAATGGTGGGCTTATTAATTGCAATAATCTTTCTTGCATCGTGGGGAAGTATTGCAGCAGCTATCAACTCGCTGGCTTCATGTACTATGGTGGATTTTCATAAGCGGTTTGCAAAGAATGGTTCAACAAATGAACAGGATTACCGGATGTCTAAATGGTACACACTGGCATGGGGTATATTCTGTATTGTGGTTGCCATGTATTCTTATAATGTAGGTAATAGTTTGATTGAAACAGTAAATGAACTCGGCTCAATATTTTATGGGCCGGTGCTCGGCGTATTTTTAGTTGCTTTCTTTTTAAAGGGAATAAAAAATGGTACGGCTGTTTTTTACGGAGCATTGATCACACAGTTTATGATCTTTGCGATTTATATTCCGGCTAAATTAAAACTGATCAGCCTCGGTTTTCTCTGGCTAAACCCGATCGGTGCTTTCGGAGTAATTATTTTCAGTTTGATACTGAATAAAATGTTGACAGATAAAAAAACAGTTGCTTAA
- the mazG gene encoding nucleoside triphosphate pyrophosphohydrolase: MPQISDAFLRLVKIMDELREQCPWDKKQTIQSLRHLTIEETYELADAITENDWKGIKEELGDMLLHIVFYAKIGKEEKQFELDEVINGICDKLISRHPHIYGDVKVENEADVKRNWEKLKLKEGKKSVLGGVPKSLPAMVKAMRLQEKAKQVGFEWENKDQVWDKVEEEIGELKNAMNTGEQEQIEDEFGDVIFSLINYARFLQLDAENALERTNKKFISRFTQMEEEAMKQNKNLHDMTLEEMDAIWNAMKLQKPS; the protein is encoded by the coding sequence ATGCCACAAATAAGCGATGCATTTCTCCGGTTAGTAAAAATCATGGATGAACTCAGGGAACAATGCCCCTGGGATAAAAAACAAACGATACAATCCCTCCGGCATTTAACGATCGAGGAAACTTATGAACTGGCTGACGCTATCACCGAAAATGACTGGAAAGGTATTAAGGAGGAATTAGGCGACATGCTATTACATATTGTATTCTATGCAAAGATCGGGAAGGAGGAAAAACAGTTTGAACTGGATGAAGTGATCAATGGCATCTGTGACAAACTCATTTCCCGGCATCCGCATATTTATGGCGATGTTAAAGTAGAGAACGAGGCTGACGTTAAAAGAAACTGGGAAAAGCTAAAGCTAAAGGAAGGTAAAAAATCGGTGTTAGGCGGTGTACCCAAATCGTTGCCCGCAATGGTAAAAGCCATGCGGCTGCAGGAAAAAGCAAAACAAGTGGGTTTTGAATGGGAGAATAAAGACCAGGTTTGGGATAAGGTAGAGGAGGAGATCGGTGAATTAAAGAATGCAATGAACACGGGTGAACAGGAACAAATTGAAGATGAGTTTGGGGATGTAATATTTTCCCTCATAAATTATGCACGGTTTTTGCAATTAGACGCCGAAAATGCACTGGAACGGACCAATAAAAAATTTATCAGCAGGTTTACACAGATGGAAGAAGAAGCCATGAAGCAGAATAAAAATTTACATGATATGACGCTGGAGGAAATGGATGCCATCTGGAATGCCATGAAGCTACAAAAGCCATCGTGA